The Paraconexibacter algicola genome includes the window CCCGCCGCCGCGGTGATCCGGACCGTGTAGCGGCCCCGCGGCAGGCCGCGGGCGGCGAGCGTCACCCGGTAGGTGCGGCGCGCGGCCCGGCCCTTCAGGACCTTCGTCGCGACGCGGCGGCCGGCGCGGGTGACCGTCACGGTGACGGTCGAGCGGCGCGCCACGCGGTAGGCGATCCCCAGCCGGCGGTTGCCGGTGCCGCCGAACGCGGGCAGCTCGAGCTTCGCGGTGGTCAGCAGCCCGCACGAGTCGGGCCGGTGGAACGCCGGGCGGACCGCGAAGCGGCCGCCGGCGCGCACGAGCGTCACGCGGCGCACGTCGGTGCGTCCGCGGGAGCGGATCGTGAAGCGCACGTAGTAGACGCCGTCGGCGACGGCACGCCCGCGCGCGTTCGCGCGGCCGTTCCAGGTGACCGAGCGGGAGATCCCGGAGAACGAGGCGACGCGGCGGTTGCCCACGACGCGGCGGCCCGCGCTGACCCGGAAGACGTCGATCCGCACCGGAGCGGCGACCCGCCGCGCGAACCGCAGGCCGATCCGGGTGCGCGAGGCCGGGGCGACGGCGACCGAGCGGAAGCCGGAGGTCGCCGCGCAGGAGCCGGAGCCGGAGCCCGAGCCCGACCCGGAGCCCGAGCCGCCGCCGACGATCTCGTCGGCGTTCGCGCCGCACACCGCGCCGAGCGCCGCGGTCCTGCCGCGCTCGACCTCGACCTTGCGGGTGGCGAGGACCTGGTCGCCCTTGAGGCAGTCGATCGTGTACGCCTCGGTCGCCCTGCGGGGCCGGATCGTGTCCTGGCCCTGGCGGAAGCGCTCGATCCGGCCGCTCCAGCCGCCGAAGCCGAGGTAGTTCGTGACGCGCAGGACGTAGTCGCCGACGGGCGGGGTCGCGAGAAGGATCTCCTCGGTCGCGCCCGGAGCACCGCCGGAGGAGCCGACCTCCTTGAGCTCGCCGCCGACCTTGCGGAACAGGGTCAGGTCGTAGTCGTCGACCGGCAGGGCGCCGTCGACGGTGATCCGCAGGAGCGCCGCGGCGTCGGCGTCGGTGACGTCGAACGGGACGTCCTCGAACGTGCCGTCGGCGCCGGCGCCCGCGACCTGGTTGGGCTGCGTGGAGCCCTTCTCGGCGATCGCCTCGCTGCGAGCGGCCTGATCGGCGACGCCGGGGAACACGCGCTGGTCGACGAACGGGCGCGTGGAGGGGTTCACGTCCCAGGAGAACGTGCCGCTCTTCGCGACCTCGATCTTCGACTCCAGGACGTCCGGGAACGTCTGGACGGGACCCTCGACCATGCCCAGCGGCGTGTCGACGAGGTCCAGCTCGGCCGGACGCACCGGCGAGGTCTCCGACACGACCTCCTTGCGCAGCCGCAGCGTCACGCCGGCCGGGGCGCGCCCGGTCAGCAGCGAGTGCTCGGCCCGGTCGGCCGCGGTGGTCGCCGCGTCGTAGTACGCGAGCCGGTTGCCACCGGAGTGCCCGGTGGTGACCTTCGAGCCGCTGTTCCAGTGCCGGATGACGTTCGCGAACGCGGGATGGAAGCCGCCGCCCTCCTTCTCGCCGGCGTCCTCGCCGATCTCGAACGTGTAGCCGTAGCCGCCGGTGGTGGAGTACGACCAGTCCTCGGTGCTGCCGGTCGTGTCGTACAGGCCGTAGGAGGGGCCGGAGCTGTAGCCGTTGCGCGACGCCATCCGGTCGCCGAGCTTCTTCATCGCGGGCTCGTCGACCGGGTTGCCCTGCGAGCGGACGCCCGGCGGGCGCAGCACGAGGTTCGAGAACGTGTGGTTGGTGATCAGCGTCGTGACCTGCCGCTGGGAGATGAACGCGCGGATGTTCTGCGTCTCGTTCTCCGAGAACGGCCCGTAGCCGCGGAACGTGTCGTAGACCGGCAGGGCGCTGGCGCCGCCGCCGCCCCACAGGACGCCGTAGTTGCGGTTCGGGTCGACGCCGAGCGTGCGGTTGACCGGCAGCGCGCAGACGCCCTGGGGCAGCGACGTGGTGCCCTCGGTCAGCCGGCAGTTGCGGCGCTTGTAGTTCAGCGCCGGGTCGACGAGGTACACCGCGGTCTGGTTGAGCCCGGTGTCCGGGACCTGCGCGTACTGGGGGTCGTTCTGCAGGTCGGTCGGCGCCTCGCGGGAGACGTTGAAACCGTCGACGTTCACGACGGGGATGACGACGGTGCGCACGCGGGCGAGGAGGTCGTCGACCTTCGCGTCCTTGCCGGCCTTCGTGACGAGCTCGTACGCCCACTCCATCGCGCGCTCGCCGGACGGCCACTCGCGCGCGTGGTGGACGCCCATCTGCATGAACGTCGGGCGGCCGTCGGAGGCGCCGACGTTCTTGGCGATCTCGACGCCGTGGACCTCGCGGCCCTCGACGGTCCTGAACGGCAGCGTGATCGGGCGCACGAGGCCCGGGTGGCGCTCGACGAGCTGCTTGAGCTCGGCGTCGTAGTCGACGAGGCGGCGGTACTCGGTCCGGCCGGAGGGCAGCGACTCCGCCGGGGCCTGGCGCAGCGTGGCGCCGCCGGTGCGCGCGGTCCGGCCGCGCAGCCGGGCGGTCGCGCGGCGGTCCTGCGTGCGGGTCGCGGCGAGCTGGCGGACGAGGTCCTGCACGACGACCTCGGCGCGGAAGCCGGCGCGGCGCAGGCGCTCGAGGTCCGCGTCGCCGTAGAGGACCGCCTGCACGTGGTCGGCGGTCGCGTGCTCGGTGAGGTCGAAGCCGAGCGCGGCGAGCTGGGAGATCTGCTCGCGGCCCGTGATCGGGATCTCCACGAGGCTCGGGCGCGACGCGGCGGTCCCGGTCGGGATGCCCAGAGCGCTGACGGTCAGCTCGGCCTGGCGGGCGGTGCCGCGGCGGCGGCAGCCCTGCACGACGACCGTGCGGCCCTGCCCGACGAAGCCGGCCCCGACCTCGCTGGCGCCGAAGCCCGCGCCACCGGTGATCAGACGGCCGGTGGCCTGGTCGAACGCGGCGACGTCCCAGTCCCCGGAGGCGGCCTTCAGCGTGACGCCAAGGACGCCGCTGACGGGCATCGTGACCTCGCGGCGCACCACCCCGACCCGCTGGTCCAGGGGCGCGGCCACGCACGAGCGCGCGACGGGCTGCTCGACGGTGAGCGTGGAGCGCAGCACGGTGGCGGGAGCGGTCAGATCGGCGGCCTGGGCGGCCGGGACGAGCGCCGCGCCGGCGGCGAGCGCGCCGACGGCGGCGGTCCGGAGGCGACGGGAGAGCGAAGCGGTCATCGGATGCTGCAACGACCCGCGGCGCGGTTTCTGGCGGTCGCCGGCGATCTGGCGCCTGCGGACGCCGTCGCGCAAGTTCCCGGCGCACCGTCCGATCACCGGGTGGTGCTGCGCGCCGGGATCATCGGGGCGGGCGCCGCGGGCCACGCCCACGCGCACGCCGTGAACGCCCTCCCTGCCGACCTCGTCCGGGTCGTCGGGGTCCACGACGCCGACCTCGAGCGCGCCCTCGCCCTGGCCGGGGCGACCTGGGCGGAGCCGTTCCGCGACCTCGGCGAGCTGTGCGCCGCCGTCGACCTCGTCGTCGTCTGCAGCCCGACCGAGGACCACGCCGCGCACGTGCTGCGCGCCGCCGCCGCGGGCTGCGACGTCCTCGTCGAGCGGCCCGTCGTCCCGCGCGCGCAGGACCTCGCGCGGCTCCACGCCCACGTGGCGCGCGCCCCGCGGCGGATCGTCGCGCAGGCCGGGCACGCCGCCCTGCACGACCCGCTGCTGCGCGTCCTCGTCCGCGCCCTCGCCCCGTACCAGCCGGCGACCGTCGAGCTGCGCTTCGAGACCCCCCGGGTACCGGGCGCGCCGTCGGTGGTGGAGATCCTCCACGACGCGCTGACCGTCCTGCACCCGCTCACGCGCAGCGCGCCCGCGCAGATCCACGCGTCGGCACGGCGGCGGCGGTCCGGCGGTGGCCTGGAGCACGTGACCGCGCTGGTGACCACCGACAGCGGCGTGCTCGCCACGCTGCACGTCGGCCACCTGTGCGACCGCCCGACGAAGCTCGCGCGCGTCGTCACCGACCGCGTCGTCGTCGAGGCGAGCGGCGACACCGGCGAGGTCGTCGTCCACCCCCGCGGCGACGACGGGGAGTCCGTCGTCCACCCGGCCGGGCAGGAGGACGCGCTCGTCGCGCAGGCCCGCTCGTTCGTGTCGGCGGTGGGCTCCCGCGCGGTCCCGGCCGTGCCGCTGTCCGCCGCGTTGCCCGCGCTCGAGCTGACCGAGAAGGTGCTGCGGCACGTCGACCTCGGCGAGCGGCTCGGGTCGGGCCGCCGCGCGGCCTGAGCCTGCCGTGCTCGCCCCGCGGGTCAAGGCACGGCCGTCGCGGCCGACCACCCGGGACAGGATGTCCCTCCCATCCGCACTGCTGTTCAACGACCCGCGCTACCACGCCGTCCACGCCCCGGACGGCGCCCGCAGCGTCGTGCTCGCGCACCGCACCGACGACCGCGTCGTCGGGACGCTCGCCGGGGTCCTGGACGGTCCCACCTTCACCTCCGGCTACTCGGCGCCGTTCGGCGGCGTCGACCTCGAGCGCCCCGACGAGACCCCGTCGCGGATCTGCGCGGTCGTCGACGACGCGGTCGCCCAGCTCGACGCGCTCGGCGTGCGCGAGACGGTCGTGCGCTGCCGGCCCGCCTGCCACGGGGCGCCGGCCGCCGAGGACGCGGTGCGGTTCGCGCTGCTGAACGCGGGCTTCGCGGTCGCCGAGGCCGACCTGTCCTTCACGCTCGACCTGCGCGGGATCCGCGACGGGGAGCAGTGGCTCGCCGCGCGCAAGCGCGAGCTGCGCCGCGCGGTCCGCCAGGCCGAGCCCGAGCGGCTGACGCTCCGCGACGCCGAGGACTGGGACGCGGCGTTCGCGCTGCTGCGCGCCAACCGCGAGCAGCGCGGACGGACCCTGTCGGTCGACCTCGAGCGGGTGCTCGCGGTCCGCGGCGCGTTCGGCGACCGCGTGCGGCTCGCCGTGCTGCGCCACGACACCGAGGGGCCGGTCGCCGCCGCCCTGACCTACCGCGTCAGCGGTCCCGCCGAGCTCGTCGTCGCGTGGGGCGACGCCGACCACGACCTGCCCGCCTCCCCGATGCCCGTGCTGGCGCTGCGGCTCGTCGAGCGCGCCCTGGACGACGGTCTCGCGGCGCTCGACCTCGGCACCTCGACGCTGTCCGACGGCGCCGGGCACCGCGTCCCCAACGACGGGCTCGTCCAGTTCAAGCGCGCGGTCGGCGCGACCGCCGAGCTGCGGCCCGTGCTCGTGAGGCGGACGCCGTGAGCAGCGCCGACTACACCGCGATCTACGACCCGGACGTCGACTTCGACGCCCGCTACACGCTGGCGACCGCCGCGCGGATCGTCCCGCACCTCGGCGCGGGCGAGCACGTGCTCGAGGCCGGGG containing:
- a CDS encoding M14 family zinc carboxypeptidase, with product MTASLSRRLRTAAVGALAAGAALVPAAQAADLTAPATVLRSTLTVEQPVARSCVAAPLDQRVGVVRREVTMPVSGVLGVTLKAASGDWDVAAFDQATGRLITGGAGFGASEVGAGFVGQGRTVVVQGCRRRGTARQAELTVSALGIPTGTAASRPSLVEIPITGREQISQLAALGFDLTEHATADHVQAVLYGDADLERLRRAGFRAEVVVQDLVRQLAATRTQDRRATARLRGRTARTGGATLRQAPAESLPSGRTEYRRLVDYDAELKQLVERHPGLVRPITLPFRTVEGREVHGVEIAKNVGASDGRPTFMQMGVHHAREWPSGERAMEWAYELVTKAGKDAKVDDLLARVRTVVIPVVNVDGFNVSREAPTDLQNDPQYAQVPDTGLNQTAVYLVDPALNYKRRNCRLTEGTTSLPQGVCALPVNRTLGVDPNRNYGVLWGGGGASALPVYDTFRGYGPFSENETQNIRAFISQRQVTTLITNHTFSNLVLRPPGVRSQGNPVDEPAMKKLGDRMASRNGYSSGPSYGLYDTTGSTEDWSYSTTGGYGYTFEIGEDAGEKEGGGFHPAFANVIRHWNSGSKVTTGHSGGNRLAYYDAATTAADRAEHSLLTGRAPAGVTLRLRKEVVSETSPVRPAELDLVDTPLGMVEGPVQTFPDVLESKIEVAKSGTFSWDVNPSTRPFVDQRVFPGVADQAARSEAIAEKGSTQPNQVAGAGADGTFEDVPFDVTDADAAALLRITVDGALPVDDYDLTLFRKVGGELKEVGSSGGAPGATEEILLATPPVGDYVLRVTNYLGFGGWSGRIERFRQGQDTIRPRRATEAYTIDCLKGDQVLATRKVEVERGRTAALGAVCGANADEIVGGGSGSGSGSGSGSGSCAATSGFRSVAVAPASRTRIGLRFARRVAAPVRIDVFRVSAGRRVVGNRRVASFSGISRSVTWNGRANARGRAVADGVYYVRFTIRSRGRTDVRRVTLVRAGGRFAVRPAFHRPDSCGLLTTAKLELPAFGGTGNRRLGIAYRVARRSTVTVTVTRAGRRVATKVLKGRAARRTYRVTLAARGLPRGRYTVRITAAAGARRATATLQAQRL
- a CDS encoding Gfo/Idh/MocA family oxidoreductase, whose product is MVLRAGIIGAGAAGHAHAHAVNALPADLVRVVGVHDADLERALALAGATWAEPFRDLGELCAAVDLVVVCSPTEDHAAHVLRAAAAGCDVLVERPVVPRAQDLARLHAHVARAPRRIVAQAGHAALHDPLLRVLVRALAPYQPATVELRFETPRVPGAPSVVEILHDALTVLHPLTRSAPAQIHASARRRRSGGGLEHVTALVTTDSGVLATLHVGHLCDRPTKLARVVTDRVVVEASGDTGEVVVHPRGDDGESVVHPAGQEDALVAQARSFVSAVGSRAVPAVPLSAALPALELTEKVLRHVDLGERLGSGRRAA
- a CDS encoding GNAT family N-acetyltransferase; the protein is MSLPSALLFNDPRYHAVHAPDGARSVVLAHRTDDRVVGTLAGVLDGPTFTSGYSAPFGGVDLERPDETPSRICAVVDDAVAQLDALGVRETVVRCRPACHGAPAAEDAVRFALLNAGFAVAEADLSFTLDLRGIRDGEQWLAARKRELRRAVRQAEPERLTLRDAEDWDAAFALLRANREQRGRTLSVDLERVLAVRGAFGDRVRLAVLRHDTEGPVAAALTYRVSGPAELVVAWGDADHDLPASPMPVLALRLVERALDDGLAALDLGTSTLSDGAGHRVPNDGLVQFKRAVGATAELRPVLVRRTP